The Urbifossiella limnaea genome has a window encoding:
- a CDS encoding WD40 repeat domain-containing serine/threonine protein kinase, protein MSSAELLHLDEHLARMLAAYDQGIGAADGKAPTLAIQPGNEGSLSELIPDVRTPSPLPTGPHRIGRYELRRQLGKGGCGLVFLAYDPKLKREVALKIPRPEMLLNADARRRLAREARAAAEFDHPNLVPVYESGEIGPLSFVATAFCPGKTLAEWLDRQAYPVPTRQAARLVATIADAVQHAHDRGVLHRDLKPNNILLMESKGLPADQGPPPGSVNLRGENYVPRVLDFGLAKLAAPAAGETATRQVLGTPRYMAPEQAQARHEDVDVRADVYALGVMLYELLAGRPPFDGASDVEILRQAIDGRLVPPRELRAEIPRDLEAICLKAMSRAPAKRYRTAIDLADDLRRFLDGLPTLARPLQWTGRTARWLRRNDQAVALAVVVLVALVFSSFGVWHARETVQLRTDRDNTQAVRARADREREYARHVRNAFLAWRAGDGLQMAESLAGARTVASLNNDNPGFALGYLGQLGRVERLSATGPPGARTLALNSDGTRAATGHADGTVALWDRGAGTLLGTVAAHTSGVRQVAFLNGGARLLSAGGDGLLSVWNVGANGGLVAVAPPPAIPGPVTSFAVAADGRRVLVGTGLGVVVLWNAAERRAERTWEAGEPVASVALSPDARSAFTFGASVRIWDADTGRAVGEVRGVDGAGWCGVLPDGAGWVLATAGRGDGNVHLFDRDGREVRTLLGPAGGATAVCVSPDGSLVACGGADGGVRVLDVASGATRFLLRGHDAAVRGGGFGADGRSLVTVAEDGVLKLWDLTADPEGTTARDLPGTVSAVAAHPDGRGYAVAYADGSVEVGLQRGATPRRVPPGGRGPIVAIRCPGDGPPVGVELAGRAAVVWTFGATPTAVLRVEMPTGGVSAATLSATGARLAVGGERGRIVVRGVADGSPVMSVDTATGAPVRHLTLSDDGERVAAPTTGNNVGVWASGSEKAIAEVAGHGDGLWLLRFFPAGDRLVTAGRGSSLRVWSVSQAREEVTLLGHVGRVTAVAASPDGRTLVSGGATGEVKLWDVRTGVELVSLRRHNGPVTEAEFDAGGGLLLTAAASAGGRGEIAFWDGPQ, encoded by the coding sequence ATGAGTTCGGCCGAACTGCTCCACCTCGACGAACACCTGGCGCGGATGCTTGCCGCCTACGACCAGGGGATCGGCGCGGCCGACGGCAAAGCCCCCACCCTCGCCATTCAGCCGGGCAACGAGGGCTCGCTCAGCGAACTCATCCCGGACGTCCGCACCCCGTCACCGCTGCCGACCGGGCCGCACCGCATCGGCCGCTACGAGCTGCGCCGGCAACTCGGGAAGGGCGGCTGCGGACTCGTTTTCCTCGCCTACGACCCGAAGCTGAAGCGCGAGGTGGCGCTGAAGATTCCGCGGCCCGAGATGCTCCTCAACGCCGACGCCCGCCGCCGGCTGGCGCGCGAGGCGCGGGCCGCGGCCGAGTTCGACCACCCCAACCTCGTCCCCGTCTACGAGTCCGGCGAGATCGGGCCGCTGTCGTTCGTCGCCACCGCGTTCTGCCCCGGCAAGACACTCGCCGAGTGGCTCGACCGGCAGGCGTACCCGGTGCCCACGCGGCAGGCGGCCCGGCTGGTGGCCACCATCGCCGACGCCGTTCAGCACGCCCACGACCGCGGCGTCCTGCACCGGGACCTGAAGCCGAACAACATCCTGCTGATGGAGTCGAAGGGGCTACCGGCCGACCAGGGGCCGCCGCCCGGCTCGGTAAACCTCCGCGGCGAGAACTACGTGCCGCGGGTACTCGATTTCGGCCTCGCCAAACTGGCCGCCCCCGCCGCCGGCGAGACGGCCACGCGCCAGGTGCTCGGCACGCCACGCTACATGGCCCCGGAGCAGGCCCAGGCCCGGCACGAGGACGTGGACGTGCGCGCCGACGTGTACGCCCTCGGCGTCATGCTGTACGAACTGCTCGCCGGCCGCCCGCCGTTCGACGGTGCGAGCGACGTGGAGATTCTGCGCCAGGCCATCGACGGCCGGCTTGTCCCGCCGCGGGAACTGCGGGCGGAAATCCCGCGCGACCTGGAGGCGATCTGCCTGAAGGCCATGAGCCGCGCCCCGGCGAAGCGATACCGCACGGCGATCGACCTGGCCGACGACCTGCGGCGGTTCCTCGACGGCCTGCCGACGCTGGCCCGGCCGCTGCAGTGGACCGGCCGGACCGCCCGGTGGCTCCGCCGCAACGACCAGGCGGTGGCGCTGGCCGTCGTGGTGTTGGTCGCGCTGGTGTTCAGCAGCTTCGGCGTGTGGCACGCCCGCGAGACGGTGCAGCTGCGGACGGACCGCGACAACACGCAGGCCGTGCGGGCTCGGGCCGACCGCGAGCGCGAGTACGCCCGCCACGTCCGCAACGCGTTCCTGGCCTGGCGCGCCGGCGACGGGCTGCAGATGGCCGAGTCGCTGGCCGGCGCGCGGACGGTCGCGTCGCTGAACAACGACAACCCCGGGTTCGCCCTCGGCTACCTCGGGCAACTCGGCCGCGTCGAGCGTCTCTCGGCCACCGGCCCGCCCGGTGCGCGGACGCTCGCACTGAACTCCGACGGCACCCGCGCCGCGACGGGTCACGCCGACGGTACCGTTGCCCTCTGGGACCGCGGGGCCGGTACGCTACTGGGCACGGTCGCGGCCCACACGAGCGGCGTCCGGCAGGTCGCCTTCTTGAACGGCGGGGCGAGGCTGCTGTCCGCCGGCGGCGACGGACTGCTGAGCGTCTGGAATGTGGGCGCGAACGGCGGTCTTGTGGCGGTGGCGCCACCACCGGCGATCCCCGGCCCTGTCACGTCATTCGCGGTGGCCGCGGACGGCCGCCGCGTTCTGGTCGGCACCGGACTCGGCGTCGTCGTGCTGTGGAACGCGGCCGAGCGCCGCGCCGAGCGAACCTGGGAGGCCGGCGAGCCGGTCGCCTCCGTCGCGCTGTCGCCCGACGCCCGGTCCGCGTTTACCTTCGGCGCCTCGGTACGGATCTGGGACGCCGACACCGGCCGTGCCGTCGGGGAGGTTCGTGGCGTGGACGGGGCCGGGTGGTGCGGCGTGCTGCCGGACGGGGCCGGCTGGGTACTGGCAACCGCCGGTCGTGGCGACGGAAACGTTCACCTGTTCGACCGCGACGGGCGTGAAGTCCGTACGCTCCTGGGGCCGGCCGGGGGCGCAACCGCCGTCTGCGTCAGTCCCGACGGCTCACTCGTCGCCTGCGGGGGAGCCGACGGCGGCGTGCGGGTGCTCGACGTCGCGAGCGGTGCGACTCGTTTCTTGCTCCGCGGGCACGACGCGGCCGTCCGAGGGGGTGGCTTCGGGGCCGACGGCCGATCACTCGTCACCGTAGCCGAGGACGGCGTCCTCAAGCTGTGGGACTTGACCGCCGACCCGGAAGGGACGACGGCCCGCGACCTGCCCGGTACGGTGTCCGCCGTCGCGGCCCACCCGGACGGCCGCGGGTATGCCGTAGCCTATGCCGACGGCTCGGTCGAGGTCGGCCTCCAGCGCGGGGCGACGCCGCGGCGCGTGCCTCCCGGCGGGCGTGGGCCGATCGTAGCCATCCGCTGCCCGGGGGACGGCCCGCCGGTCGGCGTCGAACTGGCCGGCCGCGCCGCGGTCGTGTGGACGTTCGGGGCGACGCCGACGGCGGTCCTGCGCGTCGAGATGCCCACCGGCGGCGTGTCCGCTGCGACGCTCTCGGCCACCGGCGCGCGATTGGCGGTCGGCGGCGAGCGCGGCCGGATCGTGGTGCGGGGTGTGGCCGACGGCTCTCCGGTGATGTCAGTGGACACCGCGACCGGCGCGCCTGTGCGTCACCTGACGCTGTCCGACGACGGCGAGCGGGTGGCGGCGCCGACGACGGGGAACAACGTCGGGGTGTGGGCGTCGGGGTCCGAGAAGGCGATCGCGGAGGTTGCCGGCCACGGCGACGGGCTGTGGCTCCTCCGCTTCTTCCCGGCCGGCGACCGGCTCGTGACCGCCGGCCGCGGCAGCTCGCTCCGCGTGTGGTCGGTCAGCCAGGCCCGCGAGGAAGTGACGCTGCTGGGGCACGTCGGCCGGGTAACGGCCGTGGCGGCGTCGCCGGACGGGCGGACGCTCGTCAGCGGCGGCGCTACCGGCGAGGTGAAGCTGTGGGACGTGCGGACCGGGGTTGAACTGGTCAGCCTCCGCCGCCAC
- a CDS encoding zinc-dependent alcohol dehydrogenase family protein, which produces MRAFVVRGGFGFDNLAFEERPDPVPGRDEVLVRVRAASLNFRDLLVARGEYNPKLPLPRVLGSDAAGEVVAVGENVGAWRVGDRVVGCFFQEWIGGDLTELAARSALGADRDGVLAELVVFSKYGLVPVPEHLSYEEAATLPCAAVTAWNALRAPGAGADMTVLIQGTGGVSVFALQLAKAMRRTVLVTTRSARKAERATALGADAVCVTADTPAWEKWAWEQTGGRGVDLVVEVGGAGTMEKSLRAVRYGGHIGLIGVLSGPGAFNPIGAVMKRVTIHGQFVGSRADFLTLNAALEQRQLRPVIDRVFRFTEARAAFEYLAAGGHVGKVVVAL; this is translated from the coding sequence ATGCGAGCGTTCGTGGTCCGCGGCGGGTTCGGGTTCGACAACCTGGCGTTCGAAGAGCGGCCGGACCCGGTGCCGGGTCGGGACGAAGTGCTGGTGCGGGTGCGGGCGGCGTCGCTGAACTTCCGCGACCTACTGGTGGCCCGCGGCGAGTACAACCCGAAGCTGCCGTTGCCGCGCGTGCTGGGCTCGGACGCGGCCGGGGAGGTGGTGGCGGTGGGGGAGAACGTCGGCGCGTGGCGAGTCGGCGACCGCGTGGTCGGCTGCTTCTTCCAGGAGTGGATCGGCGGGGACCTCACCGAACTGGCGGCGCGGTCGGCGCTTGGGGCGGACCGCGACGGCGTACTCGCGGAACTCGTGGTCTTCAGCAAGTACGGGCTGGTGCCGGTCCCCGAACACCTGAGTTACGAGGAGGCGGCGACGCTGCCGTGCGCCGCGGTGACGGCGTGGAACGCGCTCCGGGCTCCCGGTGCGGGGGCCGATATGACCGTGCTGATTCAGGGCACCGGTGGCGTGTCGGTCTTCGCGCTGCAGTTGGCGAAGGCGATGAGACGCACCGTGTTGGTGACGACACGCAGCGCGAGGAAGGCCGAGCGCGCTACGGCGCTCGGCGCGGACGCGGTGTGCGTGACCGCCGACACCCCGGCCTGGGAGAAGTGGGCGTGGGAGCAGACCGGCGGGCGCGGCGTCGACCTGGTGGTCGAAGTCGGTGGCGCGGGGACGATGGAGAAGTCTCTCCGGGCGGTGCGCTACGGCGGGCACATCGGCCTGATCGGCGTGCTGTCCGGGCCGGGGGCGTTCAACCCGATCGGAGCCGTCATGAAGCGGGTGACGATTCACGGCCAGTTCGTCGGCTCGCGGGCGGACTTTCTGACGCTGAACGCGGCCCTCGAACAGCGCCAGCTTCGCCCCGTGATCGACCGCGTGTTCCGGTTCACGGAGGCGCGGGCGGCGTTCGAGTACCTCGCGGCCGGCGGGCACGTCGGCAAGGTCGTTGTCGCGCTCTAG
- the ychF gene encoding redox-regulated ATPase YchF: MGFRCGIVGLPNVGKSTLFNALLSTMQAQAANYPFCTIEPNVGRVEVPDPRLDTLAKIAGSAKLIPTQLEFVDIAGLVRGASKGEGKGNQFLSHIREVDTILYVLRCFADDEITHVEGSVDPLRDAEVVELELILADLESLEKRVPATQKKAKAGDRDAQEVIGLMERVLKVVSDGKPARATATRDEVERKQLANMQLLTTKPVMFVCNVDEASAATGNALSAKAEAMARERGAPCVVVSAKIESEISMLPEGEKADFLAAIGLSETGLARVINAGYGLLGLVTFFTVGPKEARAWTIPSGTLAPQAAGVIHTDFERGFIRAETVGYSDFVELGGEAGAKKAGRFRLEGKEYPVQDGDVLHFRFNV; the protein is encoded by the coding sequence ATGGGCTTCCGCTGCGGCATCGTCGGCCTCCCGAACGTCGGCAAATCGACCCTGTTCAACGCCCTCCTCTCGACCATGCAGGCCCAGGCGGCGAACTACCCGTTCTGCACCATCGAGCCGAACGTCGGCCGCGTCGAGGTGCCCGACCCGCGGCTCGACACGCTCGCCAAGATCGCCGGCTCCGCGAAGCTCATCCCCACGCAGCTGGAGTTCGTGGACATCGCCGGCCTCGTCCGCGGGGCCAGCAAGGGCGAAGGAAAGGGGAACCAGTTCCTCTCGCACATCCGCGAGGTGGACACGATCCTCTACGTCCTCCGCTGCTTCGCCGACGACGAGATCACGCACGTCGAGGGGAGCGTGGACCCGCTCCGCGACGCCGAGGTGGTCGAGCTCGAACTCATCCTCGCCGACCTGGAGAGTCTGGAGAAGCGCGTCCCCGCGACGCAGAAGAAGGCGAAGGCCGGCGACCGCGACGCCCAGGAGGTGATCGGCCTCATGGAGCGCGTCCTGAAGGTCGTGTCCGACGGGAAGCCGGCCCGGGCCACGGCCACCCGCGACGAGGTCGAGCGGAAGCAGCTGGCGAACATGCAGCTGCTCACGACCAAGCCGGTGATGTTCGTGTGCAACGTCGACGAGGCGTCGGCCGCGACCGGGAACGCACTGTCGGCGAAGGCCGAGGCGATGGCCAGGGAGCGCGGCGCCCCGTGCGTTGTGGTGTCGGCGAAGATCGAGTCCGAAATCTCGATGCTGCCCGAGGGCGAGAAGGCCGACTTCCTGGCGGCGATCGGCCTCAGCGAGACGGGCCTGGCGCGCGTCATCAACGCGGGGTACGGCCTGCTCGGCCTGGTGACGTTCTTCACCGTCGGCCCGAAGGAGGCGCGGGCGTGGACGATCCCGTCCGGCACGCTGGCCCCGCAGGCGGCCGGCGTCATCCACACCGACTTCGAGCGCGGCTTCATCCGCGCCGAGACGGTCGGCTATTCGGACTTCGTGGAGCTGGGCGGCGAGGCCGGCGCGAAGAAGGCCGGCCGCTTCCGCCTGGAGGGGAAGGAGTACCCCGTCCAGGACGGGGACGTGCTGCACTTCCGGTTCAACGTGTGA